ATCTTCGGCAGATTTGCGGCAAACAACTGCACAGCAAGCGGACCTTTCAGAACCACATGACGCTACATAGCCCGCATCCCGTTCGCCAAGATGGCAACGTCGACTGCATTGAAGAATCCCTCCAAGTAGAGCCCGTATTGCAGGCCAATGCTGGCGAAGATCTCTACGAGATTGTGGAGAAAACAGCGCAGCCTTCTGCGGCGCAGAGAACTTTTCCGAGTAGGAGCCGGCTGTGGAAACCACTCAATCCCTGCCTAAAGTGCCAAGTAAGTTGGTCATCGCAGCTCGCAAAGAACTCAAAGCCGAAGGTCATGAACTCTCTCTTCCTCAGATCTGCGGCAAGCAACTAAGCACCAACAACTCCTTCAAGTACCACATGCAGCTACATGGCACGGCCAGGCCCTACGTTTGCACGATCTGCGGAGAGTCCTTCAAGACGCGAAACGCCCACGACGGCCATGTCACGCTGCACGATCGAAACAATCCGAATCGGTGCCCCACCTGCTTCAAGGTCTTCCGGCAGGCATCCTCGCTGCGCACACACCTTCTAATCCACAGCGGAATCAAGCCATTCCCGTGCACCATCTGCGGCAAGAGGCTGACCCAGAAGTCGGGCCAAAAGAAGCACATGCTCACCCACACGGGCGAGATGCCGCACGGCTGCGACATCTGCGGCCGCCGCTTCCGCTTCTCGAGCAACCTGGCTGCCCACAAGCGCTGCCACAGCCAGGAGAAGCCCCACCCGTGCCCGGTGTGCCAGGAGCGCAGCTTCGGCAGCAGGTCCGAGCTCAACCGCCACATGCTCGTCCACAGCAGCGAGCGACCATTCGGCTGTGAGCAGTGCGGCAAGTCCTTCAAGCGCCGCATCTCACTCGGCATCCACCGCCAGTCGCACAAGGCGGGCAGGCAGCGGTCAAGTGGTGGTCcaactggaggagcaggacgagCATGAGGAGACCTGAATCTGCACACAAGTCACGACATTTAGTTTTAGttcatttcgcttttattttcgGTACTTTCTCTCGCACAATAACAAGTTTTAAGTGTTACTAttgttacatacatatgtacgctCTAGGATAACATTTGTTGTGTTCCCACCGAAAATAAAGCgtttcatacatacatatatatatatggtcaACAAACATTTCGAGTCTTCTGACGATCCtttcgatttgatttaatGAGCTTTAGTTTATCAGGTGGAGGCGGGAGAATCTCTATACATATGGAAGTttcgattgggattggggTTGGTGAGGTCGTGGGTGTGGGGGCCTTAAACTAAGCTACTTGATGGATTCACCTTACGCGCTAGAAACCAATTAGAGTAGTGCGGAACGAGTGTGCGAGCGGGTAACAAACAAAGTGGGGCTGGGATTTAAAAGTGTGAGATGGGAGCTACGCGTTACGCTGCCGCGCGATACATAAAgttaatgtataaataaatatatatgttcaGACAATGTGAGTGCTTGCTAATACTTGGCATACATAAAATGAGTATAGATCACAAAGAGTCGCGTAAAAACATAAATGTTAGTGGGTATAACGTGGGTGGGATGAGTAATGAGTAATATCAGTGGGACATGAGGCTTGGAGGCACACGTGGCTTTCCTTCCCATCGTCCAGCTTGGACGGATACCCATCGTCCTTGGCTCTCATCTCAAGATCCGGACGACTTGGGTACACTCACGAAGAGGACACGACCGGATTGCCGCAGTGGCCACTGCTAAtccttctcctgctgctgcagcagggcGGCGATTTCCTGGAACTTGTGCCGAAAGTCCACGCTGCTCTCGCTGATTATCGACATGCTCGACGACGGATCCTGCGGATTGGGTTAGACAATGAGTGACCACAATGAATGCATGCGGTCTGGCTTACCAGTATATCCCTGGTGGCATCAATCTCATCCAGATGCCCCAGCAGCGACGTCAACGAGAAGTCATTGATATTGTCCTCCAGCCAGCGCGCGTTGGATGTTGAATCCCTGAGCAAGTGCATCGGACTCATGCTGCCGTGGAAGAAGCTTTGATCTGCCGCGGAGAAGATAATATAAGATTTATACAAGAATGAAAAGCGAAACCGTGCTGATGCTCCTACTTGTGCTCTCGTCTTGGACCGCCTCGTTCAGGGAACCGCTGACGGCCGTCCTGCTGGTGGCCACGCAAATGTCCAGGTTGGGCATGTCTCGATTGCTGGCCTGCGTGGCCTCGTCGCTGAGGAAGCCCAACGCCCGCTGATCCCCTGGCTCTTGATCCTGCGCAGCGGCCGTGGCACTCATGCTGGAATCGGGTTTTGAGCCGGAGGAGCTGATGCCACCGGAACTGGTGCCATCCACGCGATCAATCGGCTCGAAAAGGCCGCTGTGGAGTTGGCGCACACTCAGCAGATCGTACGGACGATCGCCAACGGATGTGGGGGGCAGGAGACGGCGCTGCACAAGCACCTGACGATTGATCTTTTGCCGTGTGAGCTGGAATGCACGTaatgaatgcaaatgaatgggCATTTGGGTAACGCCAATGGGAAAGACCACTTACCGCTGAGAGCTGGCGCACAGGATCGATGTTGGATATCGGCCGCCGCACCGGCAGCATCGGCGTGCGGAAATTGCCATCAACCACGCCGGTGGCCGTCGCCTCCGCCAGCTGCTGCGCCTTGGTCATCAGGTCCCGCTTGCGATCGCACGTGTGGCCGCAGTTGCACTGGCGCTTGCGCACGCGCTCGCTGAGATTGGCCACGAGCAGCAGGTGCTTCAGCTTGTTGCTCACCGACGATGTGGTGACGGCCTTGACGCGTTCCACGCTATCACAGTCGTTGGGATTGTAGGGCAGCGAAGTGCTCGAGGTGCTCGATGCGCTGACGTAGCAGTTGGAAGATGCGCTTGTTTGGATGGCGTTCGAGGCGGAACTGCCGGTTTGGGTGGCCACCGACGAGGAGCTGGGCGCTACCGTGTTGATTGTTAGTATGCTCGATGCCATGGCCGTCGAACTGTCCACCTCGCACCAATAAtactccagctccagcttggAGTCCTGGCCAAAGACCACGTACAGATCACCGATGGTTATATCCGCCGCATTCGCCTGCGTCCAGCCCTTGCGGATTCTCTTGAGTATGTCGTCGCTGAGCAGGGGCTTAAAATTTCGAGCCTGTGCCGCGGCCGCCGCCTCCTTAGCTTCTTTGCGTTTGGAGCGGGGTACGGATGGAGCCGTCAAAGAACCAGATACAAGCGtggaaggagcaggagctgcagcacAGGTAGTTTGTATAACAGAGGTCACCATGGCATGAGATAGATCAGCGCTGGCTGGATCAGCCTGCAGTACAGGATCGTGCGACGTTTCGagcgcaacagcaacagttgTGGTATCACCAGTGGTGGTCGAAAGTGCTGGAATAGTGACTGCTTGCGGATGCGGCATGGCCTCCAATATGTCGCCCAGAAACTCATGAATCTCCTCGCCCAGCTCATCACCGCTGCTGTTCTCCATCTTCATCAGATTGCCCTCCAAGGGCCCATCGTCCAAGCTCTTCTCCAGCGGCGGGCTGGCACTCGATTTTGGTTTCTTTGTCTCCGGCGAACGCTTCTCGGAGCCGCTTTCCGTCCGCAGTCGCTTGCTAGCCGCCACTGGCATGCCGGCCAAGTTGCCCAAGGTCTCGCTGCGCACTTTGAAGCCCATGCGCTCCTCGTATGCCGTCAAGCATATGCTGATGCTGCTTAGGTAGGCGGTGATGCTGAGCAAAGGTCGGTGGATGGCCACTCCCGGCCGGGGCTGGAAGCACATTGAGGGATCCAGCGATGCAACCGACGGCTGCATTGGTTCCgtttcattgttgttgttattgttgctggaCGCAGTGGATGGCAGGCTGCTGGGAAAGAACGCACTCTTCTCCTCGTGCAAACGCTGATTGGCGCTGCGCCATTTGTACTCGAACGTCTTGATGAAGCTGATTAGTTTCTTGTGCAGCGGAACTATTATCCTGCCGCGCGGGTTCTGCGCCAGGGACTGGACGCGACCGAAGGCCTCCATATTGGCGGGAGTCACCAGCACCTCCACCTTGCTGGGCAGCCGGATATCCTCCAGAGAGTCTACAGTTTGTCATGGGATATTACTGGGCACACATATCGCATGGAAGCGCACTCACCATCCAATTGATTTAGCCGCCGGAGCGCCTTGCACGATGGCGTCTTAATGCGGATGTTCTTGCCCTTGCAGCGCACGGTGATCTGGCCCTGGTAGACCAGCTGCTTCAGCTTCATGAAGTGCTTCTCCGTGAGGAACTGCAGCTTGCGCCGCATCTCGCCGTAGTTGATCAGCGTGTACAACTCCTGGGCGGGCTTTTTCAGTTCTAAAACGATTGATTGAAGTTACAAAATGTCCAGCAATTCGAAATGAACAAGGCcaatggcaaaatggcaaatggctaGTTGAATTCTGGGAATTGAACGATTCCCAGGAATTCAAAGCACGCGGCACGAAGTTTTTGGCGCCGAAAACCAAGACAAGCGAACTGTGACCTTATTTACGCATTATTTTGCCAATAGCTTGCTAATTCAACTTTTTGGGACATGCCGTATCCAGTTTGACCCTTCTTCTTACCCTCCGAGAAGCGCACATATTTGCAGATCTTGTGATAGGTCTGGTAGTAGTGCTGGCGAACTTGGTCCTTGGTTTTGAAGCTATAGTCGCTGTTGGCGTTGCGCCGCTTCAGCTTGGCGTTGATGCAGTTGGCCACCGCCTCGAAGTCCTTGCCGAACTCGTTGAGGGCGTCGAAGAAGCAGTTGCGCTCCACATTCGTCCAGGTGGTCTTCCCGCTGCCCGTCTTTAGCTGGCTGGGCGTCTTCTGGGCGGCCTTCTCCTCCTTTTTGTTCGGCTCCCGTTCGCTGGGCGGCGGTGTCATCGGGCGCGTCTGGTCCTGCTTCATCTTCTGTATGACCCGGGCACTGGCCCGCGTTCCCGGACAATTGTGCATGGTCACCGAGCCGAGGAGCTCCTCCTCGGGCAGCTTAGCTATCGAGGGCACAACTACTGCTCCTCCTCCCTTGCCATTTGGTAGCGGATCCTCAATGGCCACGGAtgacgacgacggcggcggcggcagcggtggcgggGGCGGCGGCTGCTTGCACAGTTCCTCCATGTTGGACAATCCACATCCGCTTGCCTCCTAGACGGGATTATCAATGACAATATCAATTAAACTGCGTAGTCTTccgggaaaagtgggaaaatggcGCCGAACCGTCCGATTGCTTGTTATTGTCGCCGAACCGCGCGCCCTGGCTAATCCACTGCCGACCAGATGTGATCTCGAAGGCTTTCCTAAGCTCCTACGTGCACTCACCTACAAATCAGACATGGGAAATCGGTGCTAAACGACTATATAAAAAACTTATTAACGAGACGCCAGGGATGTTGATGTTGGACAACAGTGTTCTATCAACAGTGCAGTGTGTGCTGTTAGGCGCGAAGTGGTTGCTGTTaagttgttttgtttactcgcAGCGATGCCCGCCCGGCTGTTTTACAGCCGACAATGGCTAGTTCTAGCCGCAGCTTTCGTTTCCTGGCTGCTTTCCAGCTAAATGCGTACCCTCTGTACTGAccgttattttatttacattttaaatttaataaaaatatacaaaatccACACGAAACAGCCAACTAATAATTTAAAGGGACTCAAAATAGAGCATGCTCTCAACAGCATGAGCTTTTATTGATTTCGTTTACCTGTTGATTAATTGCAAAGTTTCTTCTTGAggttttaaagtttattttcttacgtgtaaattttaaaattaggccaaaaaaaaagtttctcGCGTGCATCACAAATAAATACCAACAAGGAGTAATACTAACAACACGGCTGCGAGTATCACGATGAGCATTATCTTTTTCTGCAAATACAAGGGAAAATGCCTTTTAGAACCCAACGCTCGCGGGGATTCGCAGTGTGCCCACCTTGCGCGCCTTTTTCTGGTGCTGCTCCGCCTGGTCCAGCTCGTCGGCGCCCTTGTCCACGTGGAGCGTGGCCTGCTGGGCGTGGAACTCCACACGCTGGATCACCTCGCTCTGCTCCATCACCAGGGTCTGGATGCGCATGAACAGGGCGTGGACCTCCTCGATGGACTTCTCCAGGCGGCGCAGCTCGTTGAATCGGTCCATCATTTCGCGCAGTGTCTGCCGCTCCTTCTCCGTTTCCTGCAGaaactaaaaatacaaaaattgttaATATAAAGCCTAAGCAATGCTTGTAcgtattatttatgatttgcaaaaaaataccTTTTGATCTTTATATTGTGTGTTAAAATGAAGGTTAATTAACAGAGAATGTTAGAAAAGGCGGGTAAAGAGCTTCTTTTATTGATTTACCGTTGGTCCTTGATCGTTTTCTCTGCAAGTCTATCTCTTCCCTTTTTCTCAGCGACATCGAACGACGCACGTGATTTTTAATTGTGCGTCGCGAAATAAGGTTTATTGTATTTAGCATTGTCTAGATATAAATGTTTAGATATAAATGTGAGTATCGGCATTGTGATACGAAGCATTGGCGCGCTTTTCTTTCTAAGTTCGCGGTAATTTTGCGTTTTCGATCGCGCGCGAAAAATGCTTGTGTGTATTGAAAATGCGCCCTAAAATCcgcatttacatatgtatgtatgtatgtgcatgttAATGTGTGTGTTGCGCTATATAAGCTTccacttctttttttatatttttttatggtgAACCATCgtgtttgaaaatatattctattGCCTATGGCCTAttcaatataaaaatgtatagcATAACTATACAGCCAATATAATTAatctgtatgtacatacatatgtatgttctGTATTGCAGAACATGATGTTAAAACAACAGCGTGAAACAGAGAGAGTGCATATGAGTTTGATTTACCGTTGGTCCTTGATCGTTCCCTTTTGAGAACTTCCTCTTTCCTTCTTATTCGCGAGCATCGAAATGCGCACGTGTTTTTTAACTGCACGCCGCGAAATTAGGTTAATTGAATTCAGCGTTGTTTAGATGGCGAAAAGTGTTATTATTTGGATAAATGTGGTTACCGGCGTTGTGATGCGAAGCGTTTAGTGGTTTTTCCAAATTTCCTTATAATTTTGCGTTTTAGCAAAATaccaacatacatacatatgtatgtatgtatgtatgttagTGTGTGGGTGTTACACCGAATGAGCTTCagtgctttttttttcattttttttatgtgtaaaGCTTTACTAAAAGCAATATAAAAATGATCGTCTCGCGAAGTGTAGATGCGATAAAGTCAGATAAATGAATATAACATCGAGGTGAGTTGAGTTCTACTactttctatatattttatatatatttaataggTTATAGTCCtagaatttattaaatgccatttaaagTACATACTAAATGCCAaacatattataaatatatgtttatgaaACCTTCAATATTATCGAAATTGATAAGGAATCATATCAGACAGAAGACTTGCTTGTTTGTATcattctttctttctttacTCACATTGTCCACAAAGAGTTTGGTTGTCTTGTTCTCGATGAGTAACTCGATTTCTTGTTCGCTGGCTTCAGAATTAACTGAAAAGTAGATGGTAACGAAGttcttaaacaaaataatttaatagttGCGAATTCTTTAATCAGACTCGTCGAATTTGTCTCACACTTACTGATTTTTGTATGCAGTCTCAGATTCTTTTTGACCTTGGTCTCGTAGTTCTGCAGGAATAGTTCGTTTTTGTGCCACAGATTGATGAAAGTCTGGTGGAGGCCATAGAAAAGGGTTCTTTTCATCCTTGCCTCCAAGCTGTAATCGTTTTCCGCCGGCAGATTCGCCTTGAAGTCGTTGAATCGCGTCATTAGCTGATTGCCCAGCCTCAGGTTTTTGTTGTGAAGCTCATCCATCTCGTTCTCTGCGCATTGGATTTGGACCGTGATGCAGTGGAAGTATTCACAACTTTAGATTCAAATTCTTACCGTTGAAAGTTCGCAGATTGACGGTTTGGGCCATGCGGTTCATCGCCTCCAAGTTGGCGGCTATCTGTGCGAGTTGTTGGCGAATCTCCGTGTACTAAAAAAAGGATACCgtaaaattccattaaaatcgTATATTCACTTCCATTACATAGTAAATTTCCTTCCTGCGGAGGAAGCAGtgcttgttttgctttttgcaaGAGTTTCTCCCGTTGTTTACATTGCGACTACTCTCCCTCTCTTCATCCGCTCTCTTAACCACAATAAAAAACGTAGTTAATGagaaaaggtttttttttctggacTTATCACGAGTTTTCGCGCTACGCCGGCAGCGATTGAGTAATACAGCTGATTCATAAGTGCACACAAGTGTGGGTAAaccttaaaaaagaaaaaaaggtttcCCCTTTCTCCTGCTCTCTGATCTTTTATTTCCATTGAGGGGAAGCGTTTAACTAGCTGCTTTGTGTTGTATGTTCTTGCTTCGCTAAgtattaataacttttaagATAGCTATCATGGGAGTTATCTATTAACTATTTCAATACTCAAGAATGTTAAGAACTTGTAAGAGGTTGTGTTTCGCATCCACTTCGATCCTTAAACTCACCGGATTGAGTATGTCGTCCACATTCGAGCCATACTGCGCCATCTTTGAACTGGACCGATCCTTGggttcgctgctgctgttgttgttgctgcagctgtgAGAGTTTTGGCTAACGATACTGTAGCTATTGTTGTTACCGCCGCTGTTGCTAGTGATGAACTCCGTGGTTCCACTGTACACGTTCAAAAGCAGTGAACCGTTCGACGACGAGTTCGACGAGTTCGTGCTCAATGAGCGCTGGAATTAGTACagcaaaaataagaaaaaaaataaataaaaataaaataggtCCATGCGGTCCTAACCAACTGCAGGGAAAAACtgagaaaaaactaaattgaaaCTAACAACTTTGGTTGCGTTTATTTACGTTTGTGTGTTCACAATCTGGCGCGGTGTAaatgaacaataaaaatgactTCGGTACTGAAATTCACCTGGTGCTAAAAGTTTGGCGGCGGAATCGCGGGGTTGCCCCGCAAGTGTGATGTGTGGCCACATTATCGTCGTTATCTCTGGCCGATCTGATAAATGGCATAGCGAACACCCACCGAACCCCCTTGGCTCACAAGTCGAAATAGTGCCAAAAGCGGCAACAGAAATGTGAGAGATTGGGCCAATTGTAAAGAAGGTGGCAGCACCTTGGTCAGAATGTGTTTAAATGTGCcgcaaaa
This Drosophila simulans strain w501 chromosome X, Prin_Dsim_3.1, whole genome shotgun sequence DNA region includes the following protein-coding sequences:
- the LOC6724977 gene encoding LOW QUALITY PROTEIN: zinc finger protein 782 (The sequence of the model RefSeq protein was modified relative to this genomic sequence to represent the inferred CDS: inserted 2 bases in 1 codon), producing MSPPSSPAPRRPFPMDALCRVCHKASPLCLSLFKQLDNPISGKLATLASVLSYCSGLEIQEEELFLPHHICPGCVAKLQLSLEFKRSVHRMDRILRQSHADFCRSKRISAVNTRPRLSPEIPEDIVLVLDDQEVTEHPAETVRNEEELVVVESDEEESRVEGPIIQEERLDNALEQQADFPDDDICEIVDDSDTEQRRSRLGRSKPSLQSSICGKQLHSKRTFQNHMTLHSPHPVRQDGNVDCIEESLQVEPVLQANAGEDLYEIVEKTAQPSAAQRTFPSRSRLWKPLNPCLKCQICGKQLSTNNSFKYHMQLHGTARPYVCTICGESFKTRNAHDGHVTLHDRNNPNRCPTCFKVFRQASSLRTHLLIHSGIKPFPCTICGKRLTQKSGQKKHMLTHTGEMPHGCDICGRRFRFSSNLAAHKRCHSQEKPHPCPVCQERSFGSRSELNRHMLVHSSERPFGCEQCGKSFKRRISLGIHRQSHKAGRQRXQVVVQLEEQDEHEET
- the LOC6724979 gene encoding syntaxin-4 isoform X1; this encodes MGKDRLPELLQRSLSTNSSNSSSNGSLLLNVYSGTTEFITSNSGGNNNSYSIVSQNSHSCSNNNSSSEPKDRSSSKMAQYGSNVDDILNPYTEIRQQLAQIAANLEAMNRMAQTVNLRTFNENEMDELHNKNLRLGNQLMTRFNDFKANLPAENDYSLEARMKRTLFYGLHQTFINLWHKNELFLQNYETKVKKNLRLHTKIINSEASEQEIELLIENKTTKLFVDNFLQETEKERQTLREMMDRFNELRRLEKSIEEVHALFMRIQTLVMEQSEVIQRVEFHAQQATLHVDKGADELDQAEQHQKKARKKKIMLIVILAAVLLVLLLVGIYL
- the LOC6724978 gene encoding protein cramped; this translates as MEELCKQPPPPPPLPPPPSSSSVAIEDPLPNGKGGGAVVVPSIAKLPEEELLGSVTMHNCPGTRASARVIQKMKQDQTRPMTPPPSEREPNKKEEKAAQKTPSQLKTGSGKTTWTNVERNCFFDALNEFGKDFEAVANCINAKLKRRNANSDYSFKTKDQVRQHYYQTYHKICKYVRFSEELKKPAQELYTLINYGEMRRKLQFLTEKHFMKLKQLVYQGQITVRCKGKNIRIKTPSCKALRRLNQLDDSLEDIRLPSKVEVLVTPANMEAFGRVQSLAQNPRGRIIVPLHKKLISFIKTFEYKWRSANQRLHEEKSAFFPSSLPSTASSNNNNNNETEPMQPSVASLDPSMCFQPRPGVAIHRPLLSITAYLSSISICLTAYEERMGFKVRSETLGNLAGMPVAASKRLRTESGSEKRSPETKKPKSSASPPLEKSLDDGPLEGNLMKMENSSGDELGEEIHEFLGDILEAMPHPQAVTIPALSTTTGDTTTVAVALETSHDPVLQADPASADLSHAMVTSVIQTTCAAAPAPSTLVSGSLTAPSVPRSKRKEAKEAAAAAQARNFKPLLSDDILKRIRKGWTQANAADITIGDLYVVFGQDSKLELEYYWCEVDSSTAMASSILTINTVAPSSSSVATQTGSSASNAIQTSASSNCYVSASSTSSTSLPYNPNDCDSVERVKAVTTSSVSNKLKHLLLVANLSERVRKRQCNCGHTCDRKRDLMTKAQQLAEATATGVVDGNFRTPMLPVRRPISNIDPVRQLSALTRQKINRQVLVQRRLLPPTSVGDRPYDLLSVRQLHSGLFEPIDRVDGTSSGGISSSGSKPDSSMSATAAAQDQEPGDQRALGFLSDEATQASNRDMPNLDICVATSRTAVSGSLNEAVQDESTNQSFFHGSMSPMHLLRDSTSNARWLEDNINDFSLTSLLGHLDEIDATRDILDPSSSMSIISESSVDFRHKFQEIAALLQQQEKD
- the LOC6724979 gene encoding syntaxin-4 isoform X2, which produces MAQYGSNVDDILNPYTEIRQQLAQIAANLEAMNRMAQTVNLRTFNENEMDELHNKNLRLGNQLMTRFNDFKANLPAENDYSLEARMKRTLFYGLHQTFINLWHKNELFLQNYETKVKKNLRLHTKIINSEASEQEIELLIENKTTKLFVDNFLQETEKERQTLREMMDRFNELRRLEKSIEEVHALFMRIQTLVMEQSEVIQRVEFHAQQATLHVDKGADELDQAEQHQKKARKKKIMLIVILAAVLLVLLLVGIYL
- the LOC6724979 gene encoding syntaxin-4 isoform X3, giving the protein MGKDRLPELLQRSLSTNSSNSSSNGSLLLNVYSGTTEFITSNSGGNNNSYSIVSQNSHSCSNNNSSSEPKDRSSSKMAQYGSNVDDILNPYTEIRQQLAQIAANLEAMNRMAQTVNLRTFNENEMDELHNKNLRLGNQLMTRFNDFKANLPAENDYSLEARMKRTLFYGLHQTFINLWHKNELFLQNYETKVKKNLRLHTKIKLRYHLLFS